The stretch of DNA ACCGGATCGTAAATCCAGCACACGTTCCCGAGGCGTGATTGGGGGTGAGTCGGTACTCACGAGGGCCCAACAGGCGTCGAACACCCTCCGCCGAAGTTCTTCGGGAACGTTGAGCGTGTCCAGACCGGACGTGCACAAGGCCGACACGACCAAGACAAACTGGAGATCGGGCATGCCCGGACTCTGGATATTGAGGGATTGCATAGTGATAATATTAGTCGCGGCCGGCGTGGGGAGTCAATTTTTGCCCCTGGGTTGGGCAGCGCCACGGATACGACGACAGATCAACGGGAGGACACAGGTCGCATGATTACGATTACGCTGATGGGACAACTACAGACCACTGATGGAGAACGGGACCTCGCCTGCGAACTCCCTGCCCCGGTGACCGTTCGCCAAGTGATTCAACGACAGGGCCGCGGACTTCGCCACATGCTCCAGCTATTGCGGGAAAAGAAAGTCCTGGTTACCATCAACAAACGCATCGCCAGCGAGGATTCGCTGGTGCAAGACGGAGATGCCGTTCGATTCGTAGGGCATGACGGTGCAGGAGGCAGCGGACTCGCTCCGTCCTTTTAGCAGGCAACCGAAACAATTCCCCAGCGTCTCGCCCCCAGAACAAATCGCTCCCCCGCGGGACAAAACATAAAGGCCGGTGCTCTCCACAAACGGAG from Nitrospira sp. encodes:
- a CDS encoding MoaD/ThiS family protein, translated to MITITLMGQLQTTDGERDLACELPAPVTVRQVIQRQGRGLRHMLQLLREKKVLVTINKRIASEDSLVQDGDAVRFVGHDGAGGSGLAPSF